A single Argentina anserina chromosome 7, drPotAnse1.1, whole genome shotgun sequence DNA region contains:
- the LOC126803249 gene encoding uncharacterized protein LOC126803249: protein MEAAMALGRGAAKDGLRIDWEDHSGNKKTMFPLPCTLFQVMLQPPRRHRLTVCASSELDGAKGSGTTARGRRLLKIREDKRKREYDRLHNYPAWAKVLENACKDDAEFRALLGDSIGNPDLMRKRVEERVRQKGRDFRKSKTGSVLAFKVLFRDFNPLDSYIWFEFFGPPSDRDVDLFGSVIQSWYVLGRLGAFNSTNLQLANSSMEYNPLYDVDKGFKVMPSSFHEISDIEFQDNWGRVWVDLGTADYFAVDVLLNCFIVLSSEYIGIQQIVFGGQKMGDWEEGMTNAEYGYKYFKI, encoded by the exons ATGGAGGCGGCCATGGCCTTGGGCAGAGGCGCAGCCAAGGACGGCCTTAGAATTGATTGGGAGGATCATTCGGGGAACAAGAAAACCATGTTTCCGTTACCGTGTACCTTGTTTCAGGTAATGCTGCAGCCACCTCGTCGTCACCGACTAACTGTATGTGCAAGCTCGGAGTTGGATGGGGCAAAAGGCTCTGGAACCACAGCTAGAGGACGCAGACTTCTTAAAATTCGTGAAGATAAGAGGAAGCGCGAGTATGATCGCCTTCACAACTATCCTGCTTGGGCCAA AGTGTTAGAAAATGCATGCAAAGATGATGCTGAGTTTAGAGCCCTTCTGGGAGATAGCATTGGAAACCCTGACCTCATGAGGAAAAGGGTTGAAGAAAGAGTTCGCCAGAAGGGCAGGGACTTCCGCAAATCAAAAACCGGTTCAGTCCTTGCCTTCAAAGTCTTATTCAGAGA CTTCAATCCCCTTGATTCCTACATTTGGTTTGAATTCTTTGGACCACCATCTGACCGTGATGTTGATCTCTTTGGAAGT GTTATTCAGTCGTGGTATGTTCTGGGACGCTTGGGTGCCTTTAATTCTACTAATCTGCAG TTGGCAAACTCATCTATGGAGTACAATCCCCTGTATGATGTGGATAAGGGTTTCAAAGTGATGCCATCTTCATTTCATGAGATCAGTGACATTGAATTTCAGGATAACTGGGGTCGTGTTTG GGTAGACCTGGGTACAGCTGACTATTTTGCTGTTGATGTACTCCTCAACTGCTTTATAGTCTTAAGTTCAGA ATATATAGGCATTCAGCAGATAGTTTTTGGTGGTCAGAAAATGGGTGACTGGGAAGAAGGCATGACCAACGCAGAGTATGGATATAAGTACTTCAAGATATAG
- the LOC126803250 gene encoding uncharacterized protein LOC126803250, with amino-acid sequence MAETMSFMRNKYWVLRHGRSIPNEKGFIVSSMENGIRPDYQLAPLGVNQAQIAGELFNKLLVESCIPLADVRICYSPFSRTTQTARIVASVLNIQFDGPQCKVMETLHERFFGPSFELGSSDAYNEIYGTLDAIDPLMRPGGGESVDDVASRLADAMVTMESLFQGCTILVVGHGDPLQILQAILNAIKLNTYSSYDLALRIKNARAPSILSQHRKLNLRNGELRAVI; translated from the exons ATGGCGGAGACAATGTCGTTCATGAGAAACAAGTACTGGGTATTGAGGCACGGCAGGAGCATTCCAAATGAGAAAGGCTTCATTGTTTCTTCCATG GAAAATGGTATCCGCCCAGATTATCAGTTGGCGCCACTAGGTGTTAATCAGGCTCAAATAGCTGGTGAATTGTTCAATAAG TTACTTGTGGAAAGTTGCATACCACTTGCAGATGTTCGCATTTGCTACTCTCCGTTTTCGAGAACAACTCAGACTGCTAGAATTGTTGCATCTGTCTTGAACATTCAGTTTGATGGTCCTCAGTGTAAG GTGATGGAAACTCTGCACGAACGCTTCTTTGGTCCTTCATTTGAGCTTGGTTCTAGTGATGCA TACAATGAGATATATGGCACACTTGATGCGATAGATCCTCTGATGAGGCCAGGAGGTGGAGAAAGTGTTGATGATGTTGCATCTAGACTTGCAGATGCGATGGTAACTATGGAATCTCTATTTCAAGG ATGCACGATCTTAGTTGTTGGTCATGGTGATCCTCTACAAATCTTGCAAGCTATATTGAATGCTATAAAGCTAAACACCTATTCCAGTTATGACTTGGCATTGAGAATCAAAAATGCTAGAGCACCTTCAATTTTGTCACAGCATAGGAAATTGAACCTGCGAAATGGAGAGCTCCGGGCAGTTATATGA
- the LOC126803442 gene encoding uncharacterized protein LOC126803442, giving the protein MSTGGSTPISSSAGSVNADGNSGDGGGQEDRKIDDKTPLWAFVKKISKPPSGGNWRWQCSFCNMYYNRSYTRVRAHLLSEGGGIVGCPKVSVNSEVKSKLFKLMKECKERLTNAAPKQVPLPSTRHQGGSAATSSVGLSTFHAYAHEPTTVDTGKKRKTVDGSSSIEKAFQNSVREECDAEVARMFYTGGLPFNLARNPHYRNSYIRASTLPGYVPPRYNAIRTTLLAKEKKNIEKHLQPLKLSWKDKGVSVCSDGWSDAQRRPLINVIAISESGPMMLRAINCQGEYKDSDLIANLIIESIKEVGYENVVQVITDNGPVCAKAGAMIASKYPTIFWTPCVVHTLNLALKNICTPSNCLSNLDVYEPCSWIQPIAEHVMYIKNFIINHGMRLVMFNDQCPLKLLSVAPTRFVSTVIMFKRFKAIKNGLQQIVISTKWDDYRLDDKPKAARVKEMLLDDLMWDDIDYILDFTEPMYEIIRKADTDKSCLHLMYEWWDNMIVQVKKVIYRKERKELQEESLFWNAVHKVLMARWTKSNTPLHCLAHSLNPKYYSSEWLNEATHRVAPHKDLEITRERKACLMRYFADEDEKRKLT; this is encoded by the exons ATGAGTACAGGAGGATCAACTCCTATTAGTTCTAGTGCCGGATCAGTTAATGCCGATGGTAATAGTGGAGATGGAGGTGGTCAAGAAGATCGtaaaatagatgataaaacTCCATTGTGGGCATTTGTCAAGAAGATTAGCAAGCCTCCAAGTGGAGGTAATTGGAGGTGGCAATGTAGTTTCTGCAATATGTACTACAATAGGTCGTATACTAGAGTTCGGGCACATTTGTTAAGCGAAGGAgggggaattgttgggtgcCCTAAGGTTAGTGTTAATTCCGAAGTCAAATCTAAATTGTTCAAGTTGATGAAAGAATGCAAGGAGAGATTGACGAATGCAGCTCCTAAACAAGTTCCTCTACCATCAACAAGACATCAAGGAGGGAGTGCTGCTACTAGTAGCGTTGGGCTAAGCACTTTTCATGCATATGCACACGAACCAACAACAGTCGATACAGGAAAGAAGAGGAAAACAGTCGATGGTTCTAGTTCCATTGAGAAAGCCTTTCAAAACTCGGTTAGGGAAGAATGTGATGCGGAGGTTGCAAGGATGTTCTACACCGGTGGTCTACCATTCAATTTGGCAAGAAATCCACATTACCGAAACTCTTATATTCGTGCTTCAACTCTTCCGGGCTATGTTCCACCACGTTACAATGCCATCCGGACCACACTTCTTgcaaaggaaaagaagaataTTGAGAAGCATTTGCAACCACTTAAACTTTCATGGAAGGATAAGGGTGTGAGTGTATGTAGTGATGGTTGGTCCGATGCACAAAGAAGACcattgattaatgtgattgCTATTTCTGAGAGTGGTCCGATGATGTTGAGAGCTATAAATTGTCAAGGAGAATACAAGGACTCGGATTTAATTGCAAACTTGATTATTGAATCAATCAAAGAAGTTGGATATGAAAATGTAGTGCAAGTGATTACCGACAATGGTCCCGTTTGTGCAAAAGCCGGTGCAATGATAGCAAGTAAGTATCCTACTATTTTTTGGACACCATGTGTAGTTCACACATTAAATCTTGCTTTGAAGAATATTTGCACACCTTCTAATTGCTTGAGCAATCTAGATGTATATGAGCCATGTTCTTGGATACAACCTATTGCAGAGCATgttatgtatattaaaaacTTCATAATTAATCATGGAATGAGATTAGTTATGTTCAATGATCAGTGCCCTTTGAAGTTGCTTTCGGTTGCTCCCACAAGGTTTGTATCTACGGTTATTATGTTTAAGAGGTTTAAGGCAATCAAGAATGGTTTGCAACAAATAGTGATTAGTACAAAGTGGGATGATTATAGATTAGATGATAAACCTAAGGCGGCTAGGGTAAAGGAGATGTTGTTGGATGATTTAATGTGGGATGATATTGATTACATTCTTGATTTTACCGAGCCTATGTATGAGATAATTAGGAAGGCGGATACCGACAAGTCTTGTCTTCATTTGATGTATGAATGGTGGGATAATATGATTGTTCAAGTGAAGAAAGTTATCTataggaaagaaagaaaagaacttCAAGAAGAATCTCTCTTTTGGAATGCGGTTCATAAAGTGTTGATGGCTCGTTGGACTAAGAGCAACACGCCACTTCATTGCTTGGCTCATTCTTTGAATCCCAA GTATTATAGTTCGGAATGGCTTAATGAAGCTACTCATCGTGTTGCTCCTCACAAAGATTTAGAGATTACAAGAGAAAGGAAAGCATGTCTCATGCGGTACTTTGCCGATGAAGATGAGAAGAGAAAGTTAACATAG